One genomic window of Candidatus Melainabacteria bacterium includes the following:
- a CDS encoding LD-carboxypeptidase, with the protein MTNKTSLKANALKPGDRVGLVAPGGRPYRPSVVSRAARLIEDMGFSPVIGEHVLEVKGHTAGSVADRTSDFNGFLNDDSVSAIFCISGGFGALSLLPFLEYAAIERQPKIIVGGGENTTILMGVQKRTGLITFHGPNLEDIKSESTFLRLKSTLTASSALTTLFAGTGNGAAWSDSHSHVAVEGIGQGPLLGGNLTGLASLFGTEFEPDLTDAVLFLTDHDERNDILDRWFTTLYVSGQLEKVKAVALGYFDNCGNKGSFNILSVEDLFSERLVELNLPSIFDFPIAGGACPTIPIGLTVALDTRRKTLEFLQPALL; encoded by the coding sequence ATGACGAATAAAACATCATTGAAAGCAAATGCCCTGAAACCAGGCGATCGAGTCGGGTTGGTCGCACCCGGCGGGCGACCTTATCGACCATCTGTTGTTTCACGTGCAGCGCGCCTGATCGAAGATATGGGATTCAGTCCAGTCATCGGCGAACATGTTTTGGAAGTAAAAGGGCACACCGCAGGTAGTGTCGCGGATAGGACCAGTGACTTCAATGGATTTCTAAATGACGATTCCGTGTCCGCCATCTTTTGTATTAGTGGTGGCTTTGGAGCACTGTCCCTGCTGCCTTTTCTGGAATATGCCGCCATCGAGCGCCAGCCAAAAATTATTGTCGGTGGCGGTGAGAACACCACCATTTTGATGGGCGTTCAGAAGAGAACCGGATTGATAACCTTTCACGGACCGAATCTCGAAGACATAAAAAGCGAGTCTACTTTTCTCCGTCTGAAATCTACACTGACAGCATCATCTGCTTTGACTACACTTTTCGCTGGCACTGGTAATGGTGCGGCTTGGTCTGACAGTCACAGTCATGTTGCTGTTGAGGGCATTGGCCAGGGACCGCTTCTCGGTGGAAATTTGACGGGATTGGCGTCGCTTTTCGGTACGGAATTCGAACCCGATCTTACTGACGCAGTATTGTTTTTGACTGACCACGACGAACGCAACGATATTTTGGACCGATGGTTTACCACTCTATATGTATCAGGACAACTCGAGAAAGTAAAAGCGGTTGCGCTCGGTTATTTCGATAACTGCGGCAATAAAGGTTCGTTCAACATTTTGTCTGTCGAAGATTTGTTCTCGGAGAGGTTGGTTGAATTGAATCTGCCGAGCATTTTCGATTTTCCGATTGCAGGCGGGGCGTGCCCGACCATTCCGAT